Genomic DNA from Jejubacter calystegiae:
TAGCGACGTTATACCCGCAATCAGCCGCGTGACGCCTTGCTCCAGTTTGACCCGCGGACAGCCGACATTCAGGCGCAGAAAACCGGCGCCTTCGGGGCCATAAGTGTCACCGGGCATAATGGCGACCTTTTGCTGACCGATCAGCCTCTCCTGTAGTGCCGCATCGTCAAGCCCCAGCGGGCGCAGATCCAGCCAGGCCAGATAGGTCGCCTGGGGCACAGACCAGTTAAGCGCGGGGAAGGCGTTATTTAAGGTGTCAGATACCCAGCGCAGATTTCCCATCAGATATTCACGCAGGGCATCCAGCCAGGGCGCGCCTTCGCGATAGGCGGCGATATGGGCGACCAGCGCCAGCACGGCGGGGGAAGAGAGGCCGTCGCGACTCTTCAGCGCCGTCAGATAATGCTCCCGTGCGTTATCCCCGGCGATAATGCCCCAGGCGCCGGTCAGGGCCGGAATATTAAAGCTCTTGGACGCCGAACTGAGCAGCGCCCAGTCTCCGCGGCCCGCCACCTGACACCACGGAATGTGTTGCGCACCATTCCAGGTCATATCCATATGAATTTCATCGCTGATAACGCGCACCCCATGGCGCTCGCACAGCTGCGCCATCTGTTCCAGCTCCTGACGCCGCCACACTTTGCCGGTAGGGTTATGGGGGCTGCACAGCAGCATCAGGGTACAGCGGTCGCGCGCCAGCAGTTGCTCCAGCTCCGCCATATCGCACTGCCATTCACCCTGGTTCAGGCGCAGCGGCGCGCTCAGTACCTGGCGCTGATTGCCTTCAACCGTTTTATAAAAGGCGTCGTAGGCTGGGGTATGAATCAACACCTCATCCCCCTCGCGACTCCACTGACGGATAAGCTGGGAAACCATATAGATAACCGACGGTCCGTAGACGAGCTGCTGTGGCGCTACCTGGCTTGCGAAGCGGCTGGACATCCAGTATTGGATGGCGCCGGTGAAGTCGGGCTGTTGCCAGCGGCTGTAGCCCAGCACGCCGTGATTCAGGCGCTGCTGCATCGCTTCCAGGATACAGGGGGCGGTGGGGAAATCCATATCGGAGATGGTAAATGGCAGCAGATCGTCAGTACCGAAGCGGTCGGCGACGTAGTCCCACTGGGTGCACCAGGTGCCGTGACGATCGACGGGCTGTGAAAAATCGAACATATAACCTCTGAAACGGATGGCCCCTTCGTGTGAAGGGGCGAGAATATCAGGCTTCAACGCTGTTCATCAGCGTCTGTAGCTCATCTTTAACCGACTGGACCTGGGTGCCGATCACCACCTGCAGACTGTGCTGATTTAGCTGCACCACGCCAATAGCGCGCAGAGCCTTCAGAGCGTCGCTATTGACCAGACTCATATCCTTTACCGACAGACGCAGGCGGGTGATGCAGTTGTCCAGAGAGGTAATATTGTCGGCGCCGCCCAGTGCGGCCAGGATAGCCGGGCTGTCGTAGCCTGACTTGCCGGTGACGGCAGCCGGAACCTGGGACGCGTCAGCGCTAACGCTTTCAATATCGCGGCCCGGCGTTCTGATATTAAAGCGCTGAATCGCGAAGCGGAAGATCAGGTAGTAAGCCACAAACCAGACGGCGGCTACCACCGGTACCAGATACCATTTCGTCGACAGGCCGTGCAGGATACCGAACACCACAAAGTCGATGACATTACCGTCGGTGTTGCCGATGGTCACCCCCAGTACCGCCATGACGGTAAAGCCCAGACCGGTGAGCAGGGCGTGGATCAGATAGAGGACAGGGGCCACAAACAGGAACAGAAACTCCAGCGGTTCGGTAGTGCCGCCCACGGTGCAGGCGATAACGCCGGAAATCAACAGCCCTTTGATCTTATGACGATTTTCCGGGCGGGCACAGTGATACATCGCCAGCGCGGCGCCGGGCAGGCCGCCAAGGAAGGCCGGCATTTTCCCCTGGGAGAGGAAGCGGGTGGCGCTTTCGGCAAAACCGCGGTTTTCAGGGCAGCTCAACTGGGCCTGGAAGATAGTCAGGGCGCCGCTGACGCTGTGGCCGCAGACGTCCATGGTGCCGCCCGCGTCGGTAAAGCGAATTAGCGCCACCAGAATGTGCTGTAACCCAAAGGGCAGCAGCAGGCGTTCGCCGGTGCCAAAGATCATCGGGCCGAAATCTCCGGCGCTGTTGATCATATATCCCAGACCGTTAATACCTGCCGCGAACACCGACCAGATCAGTGGAATCACCAGCCCCACCACGCCCATCACCAGGGTGGTGATAATAGGCACAAAGCGGGCGCCGCCGAAGAAGGCCAGGGCATCCGGCAGGCGGATATTGTGAAAGCGTTCATGCAGCATCCAGACGATAATGCCAGCGATAACCGCCCCGAGGATCCCGGTATCGATAGAGGCGATTCCGAGGGTGTCGCGAATATTATTGGCCTTGAGCAGCGCCGGATCGCTGGTGGGCAGAATCCCTTTGGCCGTCAGCCAGAAATTAACGGCAAGATTCATCACCACAAAGCCGACGAAGCCCGAGAAAGCCGCCACGCCTTTATTTTCCCGGGCCAGCCCCAGCGGAATAGCGATACAGAACATCACCGGCAGGAAGGTAAAAGCGAAAGAGCCCACTTTTGCCATCCAGGTGAACACCAGCTGTAGCACCGGCGTGTCGAGCGCCGGGATAAGCGTAGTGACATCGTGGCTGCTTAATGAACTGCCGATG
This window encodes:
- a CDS encoding MalY/PatB family protein is translated as MFDFSQPVDRHGTWCTQWDYVADRFGTDDLLPFTISDMDFPTAPCILEAMQQRLNHGVLGYSRWQQPDFTGAIQYWMSSRFASQVAPQQLVYGPSVIYMVSQLIRQWSREGDEVLIHTPAYDAFYKTVEGNQRQVLSAPLRLNQGEWQCDMAELEQLLARDRCTLMLLCSPHNPTGKVWRRQELEQMAQLCERHGVRVISDEIHMDMTWNGAQHIPWCQVAGRGDWALLSSASKSFNIPALTGAWGIIAGDNAREHYLTALKSRDGLSSPAVLALVAHIAAYREGAPWLDALREYLMGNLRWVSDTLNNAFPALNWSVPQATYLAWLDLRPLGLDDAALQERLIGQQKVAIMPGDTYGPEGAGFLRLNVGCPRVKLEQGVTRLIAGITSLL
- the malX gene encoding maltose/glucose-specific PTS transporter subunit IIBC; this encodes MAASQTQKITLWEFFQNLGKTFMLPVALLSFCGIMLGIGSSLSSHDVTTLIPALDTPVLQLVFTWMAKVGSFAFTFLPVMFCIAIPLGLARENKGVAAFSGFVGFVVMNLAVNFWLTAKGILPTSDPALLKANNIRDTLGIASIDTGILGAVIAGIIVWMLHERFHNIRLPDALAFFGGARFVPIITTLVMGVVGLVIPLIWSVFAAGINGLGYMINSAGDFGPMIFGTGERLLLPFGLQHILVALIRFTDAGGTMDVCGHSVSGALTIFQAQLSCPENRGFAESATRFLSQGKMPAFLGGLPGAALAMYHCARPENRHKIKGLLISGVIACTVGGTTEPLEFLFLFVAPVLYLIHALLTGLGFTVMAVLGVTIGNTDGNVIDFVVFGILHGLSTKWYLVPVVAAVWFVAYYLIFRFAIQRFNIRTPGRDIESVSADASQVPAAVTGKSGYDSPAILAALGGADNITSLDNCITRLRLSVKDMSLVNSDALKALRAIGVVQLNQHSLQVVIGTQVQSVKDELQTLMNSVEA